The Candidatus Dormiibacterota bacterium genomic interval CTCCTGGAGCACCGGGACGGCGCGGTAGGCGAAGTCGTCGTGGCCGTCGTCGAAGGTCAGCACCACCGGCCGCGGGGGCAGCGGGGTGCCGCCGGCGAGCGCCTGCATCACGTCCGCCAGCGAGACGGTGTGGGCGCCGTCGGCGTGGAGCAGCGCCATCTGCCGGGCGAAGTTGGCCGGGGTCACGGAGAGCCGGAAGCCCTCCCTGTCGGTGGCCACAGGGTTGGTGCGGACGTAGTGGTAGAGGAGGATGGGGACGGTCACCGATGGGCCGGCGGCGGGGGGCGGAGGGGCGGCGCCGCCCTGGGCGTGGCCGGGGACGCCCTCGTGGCGGGGCCCCGGCGACGGCGAGGGCGACGCTGTCGCGACGGAGGTGGCGGTGACGTCGTCGGGCTCGGCGGCACCGTCCGACTCCGGGGTGGCGTCCGGGGTTGCGGTCTGGGCGGGGGCGGGCTGGAGCAGCGACGAGGCGACCAGCGGATGCTGCGGCGCCGGCGACCCGGTGGCGGCCCCGACCACGACGCCGGCGGTGGCGGCGGCGGCGAGGGTCACCACCAGGGCGGCGACCCGCCGGGGCCGGTGGGCGAATCGCGTCAAAGGCGAGGAGCGCATGCAGAGTGGTCAACGCTGGCGCGGCCGCATCAGTTGCGGTGCCGCGGACGGCCGGGCCGGAGGCCCCGGGCTCCGGCGGATATGATGGGATCGTCCGCCTCGCCCCGGCCACGCCGTGGCGCCGGCCGGCAGGGTGGCGGTGTGGAGTGGAGGAGAGGGCTCGCATGAGCGTGTCGGGTGTCGGCCTGCGCGCGCTCGCGGTGGCGCTGCCGCGCTGGCGGCTGAGCCGCGCCGCCTGGGCGGGCGCCTGGGGGCGCCGCTCCGGGCCCGGGTCGCGCCCCGTCGCCGGCCACGACGAGGACAGCCTCACCCTCGCCGCCGACGCCCTCGACCGCCTACCCACCGCGGCTGTCGACGCCCTCTACGTTGCCGGCACCACCGCGCCCGACGCCGAGCGTGCCTCGAGCTCGGTGCTCTGCGCCGCCCTCGACCGCGGCGACGCCACCCTCACCGCCGATGTCGGCGGGTCGCTGCGCAGCGGCGCCGCCGCCGCGCTGATCGCCGCCGACCGGG includes:
- a CDS encoding hydroxymethylglutaryl-CoA synthase, whose amino-acid sequence is MSVSGVGLRALAVALPRWRLSRAAWAGAWGRRSGPGSRPVAGHDEDSLTLAADALDRLPTAAVDALYVAGTTAPDAERASSSVLCAALDRGDATLTADVGGSLRSGAAAALIAADR